Proteins encoded by one window of Cylindrospermum stagnale PCC 7417:
- a CDS encoding PAS domain S-box protein, with protein MSSQLDEYNRQLFEQCPVGLVLCRMDGTLIDINPAYGAILGRTVSETLSLANQQVTPEKYAVADQAILETLLETGRYGPYEKEYIHKDGHLVPARLSGQLIEEDGECLVWSSVEDISDLRRAQQERQHAEQILKQSEARYRSLVTATTQIVWVSTPEGICFELASWIAYTGQSLAEAENGGWIDAVHLDDRDRTAAVWGEAVANRSLYEIEYRIRGKDGTYRHFFVCGAPVLAEDGSIREWIGTCTDIHDRKLAEAENQRLMDMLNHSSDAIIVRDMSDKILYWNQGAERLYGWTREFVKDQYIHTLLNSTFPKPLEVLLREFLQQGSWEGELEHTTRNGKSITVQSRWTLQRDLSGQPCAMLEINTDITARKQAEIGLRQLNQELEARVAERTSALQNTLAEAQGLNAILDNLADGLLVVDTTGLITHFNPAFLAMHGLTATALNGHYRELPVSGLADLIERTQSHPGEVFAAEVALAKERIGQAVATAIFKKTATKEPAACFGSALLIRDVTAEKEIDQMKTDFISTVSHELRTPLTSVLGFASIIKEKLEIDVFPKLSVEDRKLQKTMKRVGDNLNIIVSEAERLTSLINDVLDIAKMEAGKVEWQMQPLDPRELVDWATNSTAGLFETNGLQLVREIDPGLPQIIGDRNRLLQVLINLISNAVKFTESGAVTCRVKQENEGVCISVIDTGVGISPEDQPKVFEKFRQVGDTLTDKPKGTGLGLPICKQIIDHHGGRIWVESEPGNGSRFSFIIPTSTSECKTSTSLNLDALVKQLKEHVITTSAVQNENRKTILVVDDDVNIRELLRQQLETEGYNVREAKDGVDAIHQIKTARPDLILLDVMMPQINGFDVAAVLKNDPQTADIPIIILSIIENKERGYHIGIDRYLTKPINTEKLLNEIGSLLSQGTSSKKVLVVDKNASTLKTISDVLQTQGYSVIEASNPQECINKARSAKPDMIIIDSLFSQEADMVKALRFEKELENLFFIILSDR; from the coding sequence ATGTCTAGCCAACTTGATGAATACAACCGTCAGCTATTTGAACAATGTCCCGTTGGGTTGGTACTCTGCCGAATGGATGGAACTTTGATTGATATCAATCCCGCCTATGGGGCTATTTTGGGTCGCACTGTTTCGGAAACCCTGAGCCTCGCCAACCAGCAGGTGACCCCTGAAAAGTATGCCGTTGCCGATCAAGCTATATTAGAGACCCTGTTAGAGACTGGTCGTTATGGCCCCTATGAGAAAGAGTATATCCACAAAGACGGGCATCTAGTTCCTGCTAGGCTTTCTGGGCAGCTGATTGAAGAGGATGGAGAGTGCCTAGTCTGGTCAAGTGTGGAGGATATCAGCGACCTCCGACGCGCCCAGCAGGAACGCCAACACGCCGAACAAATTTTGAAACAGAGCGAAGCACGATACCGCTCTCTGGTGACAGCAACTACACAAATTGTTTGGGTAAGCACACCAGAAGGAATTTGCTTTGAACTGGCAAGCTGGATAGCTTATACAGGTCAAAGTTTAGCTGAAGCTGAGAACGGGGGCTGGATTGATGCCGTTCATCTTGACGATCGCGATCGCACAGCAGCAGTTTGGGGTGAAGCTGTGGCCAACCGCAGCCTCTATGAAATTGAATACCGGATTCGTGGCAAAGATGGCACCTACCGCCACTTTTTTGTTTGTGGTGCCCCTGTCTTAGCAGAAGACGGCAGCATCCGCGAGTGGATTGGCACCTGCACCGATATTCACGACCGCAAGCTAGCAGAAGCCGAAAATCAGCGTCTCATGGATATGTTAAATCATTCCAGCGATGCGATCATTGTCCGCGACATGAGCGACAAAATTTTATACTGGAATCAAGGCGCAGAAAGGCTCTATGGCTGGACTCGTGAGTTTGTGAAAGACCAATACATCCACACACTGCTGAACTCAACCTTTCCAAAACCTTTAGAAGTTCTTCTCAGGGAGTTTCTACAGCAAGGTAGTTGGGAAGGAGAACTAGAACACACTACTCGCAACGGTAAATCGATCACCGTTCAAAGCCGCTGGACTTTGCAACGAGATTTATCCGGTCAACCCTGCGCCATGCTAGAAATTAATACCGATATTACTGCCCGCAAACAAGCAGAAATCGGTCTGCGGCAACTAAATCAAGAACTGGAAGCCAGAGTTGCCGAGCGGACATCTGCCCTGCAAAATACTTTAGCAGAAGCCCAGGGTTTAAATGCCATTTTGGATAACTTAGCAGATGGTTTATTGGTTGTAGATACAACCGGACTGATCACTCACTTCAATCCTGCCTTTTTAGCTATGCACGGATTGACAGCCACCGCCCTCAACGGTCACTACCGAGAACTGCCGGTATCCGGTTTAGCAGACCTGATTGAACGAACACAGTCTCATCCTGGAGAGGTGTTTGCGGCTGAAGTTGCACTGGCAAAGGAACGCATCGGTCAGGCAGTAGCGACCGCCATCTTTAAAAAGACGGCAACCAAAGAACCTGCTGCTTGCTTTGGTTCGGCGCTGTTAATTCGGGATGTGACGGCGGAAAAAGAGATTGATCAAATGAAGACAGATTTCATCTCCACGGTTTCCCACGAGTTGCGGACACCACTAACTTCTGTTCTCGGTTTTGCGTCGATCATTAAAGAAAAGCTGGAAATTGATGTCTTTCCAAAACTTTCGGTCGAAGACCGCAAGCTTCAGAAAACGATGAAGCGGGTGGGTGATAATCTCAACATTATTGTGTCGGAAGCAGAAAGGCTCACATCTTTGATTAACGATGTTCTGGACATCGCCAAGATGGAAGCAGGTAAGGTGGAATGGCAGATGCAGCCCCTCGACCCAAGGGAGTTAGTAGATTGGGCAACCAATTCCACCGCAGGGTTGTTTGAAACCAATGGATTGCAGTTGGTGAGAGAGATTGACCCCGGACTGCCTCAGATAATCGGCGATCGCAATCGGCTGCTGCAAGTATTGATCAACCTGATTTCTAATGCCGTTAAGTTTACCGAATCTGGTGCTGTCACCTGCCGCGTCAAACAAGAAAACGAGGGTGTTTGCATCAGCGTCATCGACACAGGCGTTGGCATTTCACCTGAAGACCAGCCGAAAGTGTTTGAGAAATTTCGCCAAGTTGGCGACACCCTCACCGACAAACCCAAAGGCACAGGACTGGGACTGCCCATCTGCAAACAAATCATCGATCATCACGGTGGTAGAATCTGGGTGGAGAGTGAACCAGGCAACGGCAGCAGATTCTCGTTCATCATTCCCACTTCCACCAGCGAGTGCAAAACCAGCACCAGTCTAAATCTAGATGCCCTAGTCAAACAACTCAAAGAACACGTCATCACCACCAGCGCTGTCCAAAACGAAAACCGCAAAACCATTTTGGTGGTGGATGATGATGTCAATATTCGGGAATTGCTCCGTCAACAACTAGAAACCGAAGGTTACAATGTTCGGGAAGCAAAAGACGGCGTGGATGCAATTCATCAAATCAAAACAGCCCGTCCCGACCTGATTCTTCTGGACGTAATGATGCCTCAAATCAATGGCTTCGACGTGGCAGCCGTCCTCAAAAATGATCCCCAAACCGCAGATATTCCAATCATCATTCTATCAATTATTGAAAATAAGGAACGAGGCTACCACATTGGTATTGATCGCTATCTTACCAAGCCGATTAACACAGAG